The following coding sequences lie in one Heptranchias perlo isolate sHepPer1 unplaced genomic scaffold, sHepPer1.hap1 HAP1_SCAFFOLD_55, whole genome shotgun sequence genomic window:
- the LOC137315455 gene encoding NACHT, LRR and PYD domains-containing protein 3-like isoform X1, with the protein MAEGSNRGGDPTSSTRMRMDTGLNPAITEFLTKCDDYQLFQLTKFYRDRLEQVIEEGLEGLSLMLTGEDHFNGQEYHKVTELAEKGNRAASSKLLLNLVMEKGSRARRVMWESFVKMHRLPKLDKILKEMQELGPDPFDYMNIGRGLSEIPSHLKDVQQKHKERLRVQTETLRVNTILIKEKVKIFQLVTLYTELTVISTVRDRTLVEHELLARGRDHEEWREKHLRRELEKIRTDQLFESSFSRRKSKSGSSAAVSGVAGIGKTTMVQKIVYDWATGKIYPHFQFVFSFKFLDLNAINCRINLRNLILDLYPYFRNILGELWKNPEGLLFIFDGLDEFKDSIDFDNNRINTEADYMCTDPEDRCEVSDIVYSLIQHKHG; encoded by the exons atggctgaaggttcaaATAGGGGAGGagatccaacatcttcaacaagaatgagaatggacacag gtCTGAACcctgcaatcactgagttcctgacaaagtgcgacgattaccagctgttccagttgacgaaattctaccgggacagacttgAACAGGTgattgaagaggggttggagggactCAGTCTCATGTTAACAGGCGAGGACCATTTCAATGGGCAGGAATATCAC aaagtcaCTGAGCTCgcggagaagggaaacagggcggcaagttccaaacttctcctaaatctggtgatggagaaaggctcccgggcccgaagggtgatgtgggaatcctttgtgaaaatgcacagATTACCAAAGTTGGataaaatactgaaagagatgcaggaacttg gtcctgatccatttgattatatgaacatcggacgaggtttatctgaaatacccagtcacctgaaag atgttcaacagaaacacaaggaaagactccgggtccaaactgaaacactgagagtgaacacgatcctaataaaggagaaggttaagattttccagctggtcactctatacactgagctaacggtcatttctactgttcgagatcggacacttgtagaacatgaactgctggcaagaggccgagaccatgaagagtggagagagaaacatctccggagagaactggaaaaaatccgaactgaccAATTGTTCGAGAGCAGTTTTTCCcggagaaaatccaaatctgggagttcagcagcagtgagtggagtcgcggggattggaaaaacaacaatggtacaaaagattgtttatgactgggccactgggaaaatatacccacactttcaatttgttttcagttttaaattcctgGATTTGAATGCaattaactgtagaataaacctgaggaatctgatactagatctgtatccttactttaggaatattctgggagagctctggaagaacccagagggattactgtttatattcgatggtttagatgaattcaaggacagtatcgattttgatAACAATCGGATAAATACAGAGGCTGattacatgtgcacagatcctgaagaccggtgtgaagtgtctgacattgtgtacagtttaatacagcacaagcatggttag
- the LOC137315454 gene encoding NLR family CARD domain-containing protein 3-like isoform X2: MCYNPSYCWILGLSLGPFFTQRDRKQQRVPKTITQLYSYYIYNILKNHGREIESPRDVLLKAGEMAFTGVSEKKIVFRNGDLIKYNLQPSQFLSGFMMELLERDDSAQSVVYTFPHLTIQEFVAALARFLTPDPGDIRKLLSEAHSKEDGRFEIFLRFVVGLSSSQSARPLEEFLGPFLHQTICGVIDWVKEKVEGQIGKTESETGKRNLLNTFHYLFESQNKTLARVTVGSMETLTFSGLRLTPIDCAVLSHVIGLCDTIKHLDLQKCSIQCEGLQRLGPALHKCQVLRLGSNKLGDSGVKLLSEALRNPHCKIQELELCDNDLTNSCIKDLSSALTTNRSLTGLDLSNNKLGNSAVKLPSEALRNPDCKIQKLGLWGNDLTDSCSEDLSSALSANLSLTVLNLSYNKLGDSGVKLLSAALRNPDCKIQELELSLNQFCPNGKRNLESVRESRPGLRVEI, translated from the exons atgtgttacaacccttcctactgctggatcctcggtctgtcactgggtcccttcttcacacaaagagacaggaaacagcagcgagttcccaagaccatcacccaactatattcctactatatttacaacattctgaaaaaccatggccgagagattgaatccccccgtgatgtgttactgaaggccggtgagatggccttcactggagtctccgagaagaagattgtgtttagaaatggagatttgatcaagtacaatctgcaaccttcccagttcctgtctgggttcatgatggaacttttggagagagatgattctgcccagagtgtggtttacacattcccgcacctcaccatccaagagtttgtagctgCACTCGCAcgattcctgactccagatccaggggacatccggaaactcctcagtgaagcccacagcaaggaagatgggcgatttgagatatttctccgttttgttgttggtctctcctcctcacagtcagctcggcccctggaggagtttctgggtccatttcttcatcaaacgatctgcggagtgattgactgggtgaaggagaaggttgaaggacagattggaaagacagagagtgaaactgggaaaaggaacctcctgaacacattccactacctgtttgagtctcaaaataaaacactggctcgggtcacagtgggatcGATGGAAACACTAACATTTAGTGGAttgcgactgaccccgattgactgtgcggtgctgtctcatgtcattggactctgtgatacaataaaacacctcgATCTACAGAAATGCTCCATccagtgtgaaggactccagcggctgggacccgcactgcacaaatgccaggtgttgag actggggagcaataaactgggagattcaggagtgaaactattgtctgaggctctgaggaacccgcactgtaaaatacaggaactgga GTTATGTGATAACGATCTCACAAATTCCTGTATCAAGGATCTTTCCTCCGCTCTCACGACAAACCGGTCACTTACGGGTCTCGACCTGAGCAATAATAAACTGGGAAATTCAGCAGTGAAACTACCGTCtgaggctctgaggaacccggactgtaaaatacagaaactggg gttatggggtaatgatctcacagattcttgtagcgaggatctctcctccgctctcagtgcaAACCTGTCACTGACGGTTCTCAACCTGAgttataataaactgggagattcaggagtgaaactactgtctgcggctctgaggaacccggactgtaaaatacaggaactgga gctgtcaTTGAATCAGTTCTGTCCAAACGGAAAgagaaacctggagtcagtgcgggaatccagacccggactgagagtggaaatatga
- the LOC137315454 gene encoding NACHT, LRR and PYD domains-containing protein 3-like isoform X1 has translation MCYNPSYCWILGLSLGPFFTQRDRKQQRVPKTITQLYSYYIYNILKNHGREIESPRDVLLKAGEMAFTGVSEKKIVFRNGDLIKYNLQPSQFLSGFMMELLERDDSAQSVVYTFPHLTIQEFVAALARFLTPDPGDIRKLLSEAHSKEDGRFEIFLRFVVGLSSSQSARPLEEFLGPFLHQTICGVIDWVKEKVEGQIGKTESETGKRNLLNTFHYLFESQNKTLARVTVGSMETLTFSGLRLTPIDCAVLSHVIGLCDTIKHLDLQKCSIQCEGLQRLGPALHKCQVLRLGSNKLGDSGVKLLSEALRNPHCKIQELELCDNDLTNSCIKDLSSALTTNRSLTGLDLSNNKLGNSAVKLPSEALRNPDCKIQKLGLWGNDLTDSCSEDLSSALSANLSLTVLNLSYNKLGDSGVKLLSAALRNPDCKIQELDLDDVGLTDSCTEDLVSALSTNRSLTDLSLGSNSFTDRSVPALRSLILTRKSLERIGLSLNQFCPNGKRNLESVRESRPGLRVEI, from the exons atgtgttacaacccttcctactgctggatcctcggtctgtcactgggtcccttcttcacacaaagagacaggaaacagcagcgagttcccaagaccatcacccaactatattcctactatatttacaacattctgaaaaaccatggccgagagattgaatccccccgtgatgtgttactgaaggccggtgagatggccttcactggagtctccgagaagaagattgtgtttagaaatggagatttgatcaagtacaatctgcaaccttcccagttcctgtctgggttcatgatggaacttttggagagagatgattctgcccagagtgtggtttacacattcccgcacctcaccatccaagagtttgtagctgCACTCGCAcgattcctgactccagatccaggggacatccggaaactcctcagtgaagcccacagcaaggaagatgggcgatttgagatatttctccgttttgttgttggtctctcctcctcacagtcagctcggcccctggaggagtttctgggtccatttcttcatcaaacgatctgcggagtgattgactgggtgaaggagaaggttgaaggacagattggaaagacagagagtgaaactgggaaaaggaacctcctgaacacattccactacctgtttgagtctcaaaataaaacactggctcgggtcacagtgggatcGATGGAAACACTAACATTTAGTGGAttgcgactgaccccgattgactgtgcggtgctgtctcatgtcattggactctgtgatacaataaaacacctcgATCTACAGAAATGCTCCATccagtgtgaaggactccagcggctgggacccgcactgcacaaatgccaggtgttgag actggggagcaataaactgggagattcaggagtgaaactattgtctgaggctctgaggaacccgcactgtaaaatacaggaactgga GTTATGTGATAACGATCTCACAAATTCCTGTATCAAGGATCTTTCCTCCGCTCTCACGACAAACCGGTCACTTACGGGTCTCGACCTGAGCAATAATAAACTGGGAAATTCAGCAGTGAAACTACCGTCtgaggctctgaggaacccggactgtaaaatacagaaactggg gttatggggtaatgatctcacagattcttgtagcgaggatctctcctccgctctcagtgcaAACCTGTCACTGACGGTTCTCAACCTGAgttataataaactgggagattcaggagtgaaactactgtctgcggctctgaggaacccggactgtaaaatacaggaactgga tctggatgatgtcggtctcacagattcttgtaccgaggatctcgtctccgctctcagcacaaaccggtcactgacggatctgtccctgggatcaaactccttcacagaccgatctgtccccgctctccgctccctcatactgacccgcaagagtctggagcggatcgg gctgtcaTTGAATCAGTTCTGTCCAAACGGAAAgagaaacctggagtcagtgcgggaatccagacccggactgagagtggaaatatga
- the LOC137315455 gene encoding NACHT, LRR and PYD domains-containing protein 12-like isoform X2, with translation MAEGSNRGGDPTSSTRMRMDTGLNPAITEFLTKCDDYQLFQLTKFYRDRLEQKVTELAEKGNRAASSKLLLNLVMEKGSRARRVMWESFVKMHRLPKLDKILKEMQELGPDPFDYMNIGRGLSEIPSHLKDVQQKHKERLRVQTETLRVNTILIKEKVKIFQLVTLYTELTVISTVRDRTLVEHELLARGRDHEEWREKHLRRELEKIRTDQLFESSFSRRKSKSGSSAAVSGVAGIGKTTMVQKIVYDWATGKIYPHFQFVFSFKFLDLNAINCRINLRNLILDLYPYFRNILGELWKNPEGLLFIFDGLDEFKDSIDFDNNRINTEADYMCTDPEDRCEVSDIVYSLIQHKHG, from the exons atggctgaaggttcaaATAGGGGAGGagatccaacatcttcaacaagaatgagaatggacacag gtCTGAACcctgcaatcactgagttcctgacaaagtgcgacgattaccagctgttccagttgacgaaattctaccgggacagacttgAACAG aaagtcaCTGAGCTCgcggagaagggaaacagggcggcaagttccaaacttctcctaaatctggtgatggagaaaggctcccgggcccgaagggtgatgtgggaatcctttgtgaaaatgcacagATTACCAAAGTTGGataaaatactgaaagagatgcaggaacttg gtcctgatccatttgattatatgaacatcggacgaggtttatctgaaatacccagtcacctgaaag atgttcaacagaaacacaaggaaagactccgggtccaaactgaaacactgagagtgaacacgatcctaataaaggagaaggttaagattttccagctggtcactctatacactgagctaacggtcatttctactgttcgagatcggacacttgtagaacatgaactgctggcaagaggccgagaccatgaagagtggagagagaaacatctccggagagaactggaaaaaatccgaactgaccAATTGTTCGAGAGCAGTTTTTCCcggagaaaatccaaatctgggagttcagcagcagtgagtggagtcgcggggattggaaaaacaacaatggtacaaaagattgtttatgactgggccactgggaaaatatacccacactttcaatttgttttcagttttaaattcctgGATTTGAATGCaattaactgtagaataaacctgaggaatctgatactagatctgtatccttactttaggaatattctgggagagctctggaagaacccagagggattactgtttatattcgatggtttagatgaattcaaggacagtatcgattttgatAACAATCGGATAAATACAGAGGCTGattacatgtgcacagatcctgaagaccggtgtgaagtgtctgacattgtgtacagtttaatacagcacaagcatggttag
- the LOC137315454 gene encoding NLR family CARD domain-containing protein 3-like isoform X3 — protein MCYNPSYCWILGLSLGPFFTQRDRKQQRVPKTITQLYSYYIYNILKNHGREIESPRDVLLKAGEMAFTGVSEKKIVFRNGDLIKYNLQPSQFLSGFMMELLERDDSAQSVVYTFPHLTIQEFVAALARFLTPDPGDIRKLLSEAHSKEDGRFEIFLRFVVGLSSSQSARPLEEFLGPFLHQTICGVIDWVKEKVEGQIGKTESETGKRNLLNTFHYLFESQNKTLARVTVGSMETLTFSGLRLTPIDCAVLSHVIGLCDTIKHLDLQKCSIQCEGLQRLGPALHKCQVLRLGSNKLGDSGVKLLSEALRNPHCKIQELELCDNDLTNSCIKDLSSALTTNRSLTGLDLSNNKLGNSAVKLPSEALRNPDCKIQKLGLDDVGLTDSCTEDLVSALSTNRSLTDLSLGSNSFTDRSVPALRSLILTRKSLERIGLSLNQFCPNGKRNLESVRESRPGLRVEI, from the exons atgtgttacaacccttcctactgctggatcctcggtctgtcactgggtcccttcttcacacaaagagacaggaaacagcagcgagttcccaagaccatcacccaactatattcctactatatttacaacattctgaaaaaccatggccgagagattgaatccccccgtgatgtgttactgaaggccggtgagatggccttcactggagtctccgagaagaagattgtgtttagaaatggagatttgatcaagtacaatctgcaaccttcccagttcctgtctgggttcatgatggaacttttggagagagatgattctgcccagagtgtggtttacacattcccgcacctcaccatccaagagtttgtagctgCACTCGCAcgattcctgactccagatccaggggacatccggaaactcctcagtgaagcccacagcaaggaagatgggcgatttgagatatttctccgttttgttgttggtctctcctcctcacagtcagctcggcccctggaggagtttctgggtccatttcttcatcaaacgatctgcggagtgattgactgggtgaaggagaaggttgaaggacagattggaaagacagagagtgaaactgggaaaaggaacctcctgaacacattccactacctgtttgagtctcaaaataaaacactggctcgggtcacagtgggatcGATGGAAACACTAACATTTAGTGGAttgcgactgaccccgattgactgtgcggtgctgtctcatgtcattggactctgtgatacaataaaacacctcgATCTACAGAAATGCTCCATccagtgtgaaggactccagcggctgggacccgcactgcacaaatgccaggtgttgag actggggagcaataaactgggagattcaggagtgaaactattgtctgaggctctgaggaacccgcactgtaaaatacaggaactgga GTTATGTGATAACGATCTCACAAATTCCTGTATCAAGGATCTTTCCTCCGCTCTCACGACAAACCGGTCACTTACGGGTCTCGACCTGAGCAATAATAAACTGGGAAATTCAGCAGTGAAACTACCGTCtgaggctctgaggaacccggactgtaaaatacagaaactggg tctggatgatgtcggtctcacagattcttgtaccgaggatctcgtctccgctctcagcacaaaccggtcactgacggatctgtccctgggatcaaactccttcacagaccgatctgtccccgctctccgctccctcatactgacccgcaagagtctggagcggatcgg gctgtcaTTGAATCAGTTCTGTCCAAACGGAAAgagaaacctggagtcagtgcgggaatccagacccggactgagagtggaaatatga